The following proteins are encoded in a genomic region of Xanthocytophaga agilis:
- a CDS encoding carboxymuconolactone decarboxylase family protein has product MAHIRLNNEELPGIIGLMDYNRHTAKPLNELAEVLLRGDSTLSSAEREIIASYVSYKNNCHFCHTSHGAAAVAHMNASVDLIDDIKAGIQNYEISAKLRSLLNIAHKVQQGGKYVLAEDIDAARTEGATDLEIHDTVLIAAAFCMFNRYVDGLGTWAPEPKEAYLEVGKKLAYEGYTSF; this is encoded by the coding sequence ATGGCACACATTCGCCTGAATAATGAAGAATTGCCCGGAATTATTGGGCTGATGGATTACAACCGACACACAGCCAAACCATTGAATGAACTGGCAGAGGTATTGTTGCGGGGAGATTCTACTCTTTCCAGTGCTGAACGAGAGATAATTGCTTCCTATGTATCTTATAAGAACAATTGTCATTTCTGTCATACTTCACATGGAGCTGCGGCTGTAGCACATATGAATGCATCGGTAGACTTGATTGATGACATCAAAGCAGGCATACAAAACTATGAAATTTCAGCAAAGCTTCGTTCATTACTAAATATAGCTCACAAAGTTCAGCAGGGAGGCAAATATGTATTGGCTGAAGATATTGATGCAGCCCGTACAGAAGGTGCTACGGACTTGGAAATTCATGATACAGTATTGATTGCAGCCGCATTTTGTATGTTCAACCGGTATGTGGATGGATTGGGAACATGGGCACCAGAGCCCAAAGAGGCGTATCTGGAAGTAGGGAAAAAGCTGGCCTATGAAGGCTATACAAGTTTTTAA
- a CDS encoding HAMP domain-containing sensor histidine kinase: MKKRTLLQITTRSFLLILLVVLIPWTAFFYFQIRSAIYHTVDEYLDNRKFEIIRETTHNPALLNMHSGRKTDFELKPVSNQEAASIKDKHSDTQVFEPLEQELEPYRKLETTFSYANQPYKLTIFSSLTDSRRLLSILLRAVIVLFITLMVILLIMNRLVLQRVWRPFHTTLQKIHSYRLDSDASIVFEDTHIREFSELHEALSQWMLKAYRTYQQQKQFTENASHELQTPLAIARNQIELLTEDPLLSTSQADLLQVVEQNLSRMSRLNKTLLLLAKIDNKQFPITETVDVASLTRRLLEELWEVVTYKELTTQVDVSGAMIVTMNPDLAEIFFGNLIRNAIFHNIRQGYLNISVTNHQFKIENSGNAYHQDPIQLFERFAKGSETTSSGLGLSLVQSIGKLYGFTIQYTVRGTTHQIDVFL, from the coding sequence ATGAAAAAGCGTACATTACTTCAGATTACCACTCGTTCCTTTCTACTTATACTGCTGGTTGTACTCATTCCCTGGACGGCGTTTTTCTATTTTCAGATTCGGTCAGCGATCTATCATACTGTAGATGAATACCTTGACAACCGTAAGTTTGAGATTATTCGTGAGACTACTCATAATCCAGCTTTGTTGAATATGCATTCCGGACGAAAGACAGATTTTGAACTTAAGCCTGTTTCAAATCAGGAGGCCGCAAGTATAAAAGATAAACATTCAGATACTCAGGTGTTTGAGCCGTTGGAACAGGAACTGGAGCCTTACCGCAAACTGGAAACCACCTTTTCGTATGCAAACCAGCCATATAAGCTGACTATTTTTTCCTCTTTAACAGACTCTCGCAGGCTTCTTTCCATTTTGTTAAGGGCAGTAATTGTACTTTTTATAACACTTATGGTCATACTCCTGATTATGAATCGTTTAGTTTTACAACGAGTATGGCGACCTTTTCATACTACATTACAAAAAATTCATAGCTATCGGCTAGACTCGGATGCCTCTATTGTTTTTGAAGATACTCATATACGTGAATTTTCAGAGTTACATGAAGCATTAAGTCAATGGATGTTGAAGGCATATCGTACATACCAGCAACAGAAGCAGTTTACCGAAAATGCATCCCACGAACTTCAAACCCCATTGGCAATTGCCCGCAACCAGATCGAGTTATTAACTGAAGATCCTTTGCTATCTACTAGTCAGGCCGATTTATTACAGGTTGTTGAGCAAAACCTGAGTCGTATGTCCCGCCTTAACAAAACCTTGTTGTTGCTCGCAAAGATTGACAATAAGCAATTTCCTATTACAGAAACTGTAGACGTGGCATCTCTTACCCGACGATTACTGGAAGAACTCTGGGAAGTTGTCACCTATAAAGAGCTGACTACACAAGTTGACGTTTCCGGAGCAATGATTGTCACTATGAATCCTGACCTGGCAGAGATCTTCTTCGGGAATTTGATTCGGAATGCAATCTTCCATAATATTCGCCAGGGCTATCTAAATATCTCCGTTACCAACCATCAGTTTAAGATTGAAAATAGTGGTAATGCTTACCATCAGGACCCTATTCAGTTGTTCGAACGCTTTGCAAAAGGTTCAGAGACCACTTCTTCCGGCTTAGGGTTATCCTTGGTGCAGTCGATTGGGAAACTATATGGTTTTACTATTCAGTATACAGTTAGGGGAACTACTCATCAGATAGATGTATTTCTGTAG
- a CDS encoding SBBP repeat-containing protein yields the protein MFRYQLRSLAVFCMAICMLILSCKKDEVSSSNFVKDIAGDMVMVATYADKGGNLYITGNFSGVVTLDSITLTSKGDYDILIAKYDHLGNIIWAKSAGSTDKEEAADIVVDNMGNIYIAGNFYGNTTFENNSLLSNGDKDVFWAKYDSEAKLLWAKSAGGIGKDEARSLATDISGRPYLTGAFSETVTFGSSLVTSHGGTDIFVAKLDDLGSVQWVKQMGDSGNDSGCGIAVDGLGNIFVAGFFVESATLGNLTYTSYGGKEGFLVKLNADGEVKVVHTANGFKDDEFQSIVVDKSNNVYVTGYFTESADFDGITYFSAGDADMCIMRLDTTGAMIWQRTSGGAGKDISYGITLDRMDNVYITGYFNGSAKFGNVTVASSGEDDVFVAKYSDLGDIQWIRQAGSSSIDSGNDVAASPDNSVYIAGHHTNDIVIDGITLTGNGPFLWKMEQ from the coding sequence ATGTTCCGATATCAATTACGAAGTTTGGCAGTGTTTTGCATGGCCATATGTATGCTGATTCTATCCTGTAAAAAGGATGAAGTTTCTTCTAGTAATTTTGTAAAAGATATTGCCGGAGATATGGTGATGGTTGCAACCTATGCTGACAAAGGAGGAAATCTATATATCACTGGAAATTTTTCAGGTGTTGTTACTCTAGATAGTATTACCTTAACAAGCAAAGGGGATTATGATATTCTAATTGCTAAGTATGATCATTTAGGTAATATTATATGGGCTAAAAGTGCTGGTAGTACAGATAAAGAAGAAGCCGCTGATATTGTGGTTGATAATATGGGCAATATATATATTGCAGGAAATTTTTATGGTAATACTACCTTTGAAAACAATTCTTTACTCAGTAATGGAGATAAGGATGTCTTTTGGGCAAAATATGATTCAGAGGCTAAATTACTATGGGCAAAGAGTGCAGGAGGTATAGGTAAAGATGAAGCACGTAGTTTGGCAACAGATATTTCAGGTCGGCCTTATCTTACTGGTGCTTTTAGTGAGACAGTTACTTTTGGGAGTAGTTTGGTAACAAGTCATGGGGGGACGGATATTTTTGTTGCAAAGCTAGATGATTTGGGTAGTGTACAATGGGTAAAACAAATGGGTGATAGTGGCAATGATAGTGGATGTGGTATTGCTGTTGATGGCTTAGGCAATATCTTCGTGGCAGGTTTTTTTGTTGAAAGTGCTACTTTGGGTAACCTTACCTATACTAGTTATGGAGGAAAAGAAGGCTTTCTGGTAAAATTGAATGCTGATGGTGAAGTAAAGGTAGTTCATACTGCAAATGGGTTTAAGGACGATGAGTTTCAGAGTATTGTAGTGGATAAGTCAAATAATGTTTATGTTACTGGTTATTTCACTGAGTCGGCAGATTTTGATGGAATCACTTACTTTAGTGCTGGCGATGCTGATATGTGCATTATGAGATTAGATACCACAGGAGCTATGATTTGGCAACGCACATCTGGTGGTGCAGGAAAAGATATAAGTTATGGGATTACACTTGATCGTATGGACAATGTCTATATAACCGGATATTTTAATGGTAGCGCTAAGTTCGGGAATGTTACTGTAGCTTCTAGTGGAGAAGATGATGTATTTGTGGCCAAATATAGTGATTTGGGGGATATTCAATGGATAAGACAGGCTGGAAGCTCCTCAATAGATTCTGGAAATGATGTTGCTGCAAGCCCAGACAACAGCGTATATATAGCTGGACATCATACTAATGACATTGTAATAGATGGAATAACGTTAACTGGGAATGGGCCATTCCTTTGGAAAATGGAACAATAA
- a CDS encoding response regulator transcription factor, producing MKILIVEDQLQMVDTLTTYLERSGYICEVATNYEKAEEKIGVYTYDCILLDITLPGGNGLNLLTLLRKQRTNTGVIILSAKDSVDDRITGLQQGADDYLPKPFHLSELNARLQALFRRLKFEGNHSVHFENMEIDIESQKVRINATELVLTKKEYELLLFFASNPERVLSKTALAEHIWGDNSDQSDSFDFLYSQIKNLRRKLSEASAFFTIQAVYGLGYKLFRE from the coding sequence ATGAAAATCCTTATTGTTGAAGATCAATTGCAAATGGTAGATACACTAACTACCTATCTGGAGCGTAGTGGGTATATATGTGAAGTAGCTACCAACTATGAGAAGGCCGAAGAGAAGATTGGTGTATATACCTATGACTGTATCCTGCTCGATATCACCCTGCCTGGAGGAAACGGGTTGAATCTGTTGACACTATTGCGTAAGCAGAGAACCAATACAGGAGTAATTATCCTATCTGCGAAAGATTCCGTAGATGATCGTATTACCGGATTGCAGCAAGGCGCAGATGACTACCTGCCCAAACCTTTTCATCTGTCTGAACTCAATGCCCGATTACAAGCCTTGTTCCGTCGACTAAAATTTGAAGGCAATCACTCCGTACATTTTGAGAATATGGAAATAGATATTGAAAGTCAGAAGGTTCGTATCAATGCTACTGAACTTGTACTTACCAAGAAAGAGTATGAATTATTGCTGTTCTTTGCCTCCAATCCAGAACGTGTACTAAGTAAAACGGCTTTAGCTGAGCATATCTGGGGTGATAACAGTGATCAATCCGACTCGTTTGACTTTCTGTATTCTCAGATCAAAAATTTACGTCGGAAGCTGAGTGAGGCAAGTGCTTTCTTTACCATTCAGGCTGTATATGGACTGGGTTATAAACTTTTCAGAGAATGA